In the genome of Lactuca sativa cultivar Salinas chromosome 3, Lsat_Salinas_v11, whole genome shotgun sequence, the window TCCCCCTTCATCACATCTGTATGGAGTAATTTTTATTAATGAATTTCAAAAGAATTTAGGGTAAAAccgtaaaagaaaaataaaaaatgtatacCATTAAAGGATATAAATCTAAAAACTCTATCAGTCATATCCACACCAAGACCTGATAATCCAAGAAAAATTCCTGCCCTTGACATGGTTGTGGTTCCTTGACCAATGTATAATCCATCTCTTTCAAGATATTGAGGATCTACGACAGATATATAACAAGTGTTATAATTTATTTATAGAGAAGAAGTAAGTAAGTtgaatgaagagagagagagagagagagagagagagagagagacctgtTTTGAGTCCTTGTAGGACAATGCCACGTGTGATTCCAATAGCCCATCCATTGTCATGACTAGGCTATTCAACACCAACTGAAACTGCAACTAAATCCCCTTTCTCAACATGAGCACTACATGCTAATATACCTAGAACATATACCTACACAAATATCAtaataaaacatcaaaatctaaacaCTTTCTAGTGTACCTAATCAATCATGTTGCACATTAATAATAAAACTAATAGTATTTCTCATAGTCATAACATACTCCTTTAACTATTTAGTCACTAAAGACTAATAAACCCACAAACGAGAATAGGAGAAAGATGacaagaaaaaggaaaagagaacGCAGCTGAAAGAAGAatgaaaatgagaaattaggtaCCAAGTCAATGTTAACCATTCATAAAAGAAGAAACATAATACAGGATTACAAGCCCGAAAGAAAAACAAACATGATTGATAGAATGTGTGATCATTtgaatgaggatgatgatgatgatgatgacaaaaTGATTAATATAACAATTTCAACTGTTGCTTACCTGAGCACCTCAAAGAACTGCCTCTGCACACTTACAGCTGACAATTATCTCCTTAGGAGGTCTCTCTTGCTGATAATCATACTGAATATCATGTGGGCCTGAACCCTTCACAAACACAACATAGTCTAGCCTAGGTATTTCACACTTTACAACACTAAGGGATTCTATATCACCATTCTTTACAGTATCTTGCAGCCTCTTATCGCATTGAATTTCCAGAATCTTCTCAATGACAGCTTCAGTTGTTGTGTTCTGTGTGTTTACACGTATACAAATCATGAGAAAGCCAGCAAGAAAAGAAAACAAATGTCCAGTGTTGGCATCAATAAAAGATATAATATGATCAACTTTATATCATCAGAAGTAGTTTTTAAAATAGTCTTGTTTCCATTACAGGCATCTTTAGCAGCTGTGCAACAACATCTATGGATAAAACTACCCTTCTAAGCACCCTGTAGCTGCAGCAACATCTATGGCTAAAAGTTGGGTACCCTGCAACACGTCTtgttcataaaaacataatatgaTGAGTCACCGAGGGTAATATTGTCATTTGAGTGAGGAGGAAAGGAGTTAAcgaattattaatattattattattattattattattattattattattattattattattattattatgattatgattattattattattattattattattattattattattattattattattattattattattattattattattattattactgtgGTGCTTCCTTTCAACTTTTTTATGGACCTTCCGATTATATTCTCTTTCTCCTGTGCGTTCACTAGTTGAACCCCTTTAAGATCTTTAGGATAATTAGTCATTTTAAGTGCAAAAAAAGCTTTTGAGGCTCATGCAAAGGTATTCAATGTTTCTTGTTTCttgacttgaatttttttttttctgagaaTAATATAATATTGACACTAGAATTGTATTTGGTTTCATGATCAAATGGTAGGTAATTAATTTAGACCATCTTATTATAACCTGTGGTCAACTACCCAATTTCCAAGTCTTCAGAATCTTGACTTAATAAGCGGTCAACGGATCTTCAATGAGCCAATAAGTCAAGAATTTTCTTCAGGTGAACCAGATGTTCAACCGAAATGATGCCGTGTATGCCAAAGACCAAAAGTCAAACAGTTGACTAAAGAGTTAAGTCATGTTCAAGATAACTCATTGTATTTGACATTAACTGTATGAACATTCACAAGTTACATTGTAGTTCAAATTTTCTCTGTTTCATACCTGTCCTGCGATTTTACTATGAAAGGCAACGAAAGAAACATGACATTAGATGCTGATATGGAAACAATATCTTGCAAATTTACTAACATTTTCATTTCTTTATTGATTTGTTTCCATAGAGAAGAATCTTGTTGGCAGATGTCATGATGATGAAATTCTTCTAAACCTCAAGTCAGATTCTACTTGACATCATGTCTTGGTGCACCATTGAGTCTGATCCTGGTATGTTGTTCTTTTGGATTCTTGTTCTCCATATAAACAAGGCATGTGCCTTTCAAGATTAATGCAGGCTGTTTAATAGAATTGTTGTCACTAATCCTTGAAAACCTAGAGACATGTTTGAACCATATTAATCTATACATTTTTCAAAtaatggactgaacttgtttcaTACTCAAAATTACGTATTTGTTCCATTAATTTAAGCTTTGAAATTTAGTTGTTGTAATCGAAACCATCATCTTCTTTTATAGGTGTTTTTACCGAACTTATACAACGAATGCAAGTAAAAGGCGTTCAGGTAATATTTGCAGTTATAAATgtctataaataaaaaaacacaaacCGAATTAAATGGATTGTGTATGCAGGTTGAAGAGCTATATTCCTTAGATCTTGATTCTCTAAACAGTCTTAGGTACATATATTGAAACTAATCTAACTCCTCTGTTAGGTTACTACATAGTTGAAGAAGAGAAACTCCTGGTTTACAAATACATGTCCAATGGAACTTTATCATCAGCTCTGCATAAAAACGGGAGCTTGTTAGATTGGCCTACAAGGTTTAGAATTGCTTCAAGTGTAGCAAGAGGTCTGAAGAAGGGTATAAAGGTAATTTAGTTGATTGGGTGAACAAACACTTGAGCTCAGGACGAATCAAGGACACCATAGACAAATTAAGTGTGTGATATATCAACCATTAGTTCTGATATTACATAAGAAAATGATAAAGTAAGAGAAAGAAACCTAGGGTTCATACATGGAGAAGAAGAGAATGTTATTCAAACCTGGTGCCTCTTCCAtttttgtttcctaatttccgatGCTTCCAATCTGACCATGAACCTCCGACTTCTAATCCTAAATCTGACCTTCAACCTTCGATTTCTGATCTTCAACCTCTAACTTGAGCCCTATAGTTTCGAAAGAAGTTTATCAGAGACAAATCTTGAACGAGTTAGTACCAGACGAAAGAAGAATCAGAAtctaaggaagaagaagaagaagaagttgggtCGTCGGAGCCAGAGAAGAAAGAAGGGAAACTGAGTTAGGATGATGTGTTAAACTTGGGAAATGGTGGTCAGACGGTGGAAGAGTACGTTGATAAAGTCGGATTAGCTTTCTATGATGGTGGTCCGGCGAACCACCAACCATCTATACCTAGAGGTTTCAGTCCAGAGGTTCTCGATGATATGTACCAACAAGCAAGGCAAAACTCCGGGAACATAGATGTCAGAAATTCTAGTAGTGCCGCCGGATAGATGTTACTAGAGGAGCAGATGATGTGGCAGCAATATCAAAAAAGATGGATTGCAAGATCATaggtaaacacacacacacacaccttttTAAGCGCCTAAAACACAGCTGTTGATATCTGGCAATGAAAGCTCGGTGCGTTTTTGTATGGAAACCCCAAATTGCATTCCAACTATAACTAGGGTTTCTAGATATCTTGCACTATCGGGGACAAAAAACCTTAAAATCACGGGCGTTTTGAGTGTGAGGAGTCGTTGATCCCCAATAGCCGACTCCATGAGTTCAGCTCCCTGATTGCAGAATATGTATGAGTCAATGAGTAAAGAAAATACATAACACTAGTCCCTATAATGGCTTACAACACTGAGATAAAGATTGGAAACATCAAAACAATCGTCGTCGCGATGCATTTGATCAAGAAGGAAAAGCAATTCTGCTATGAAGATGAAGGCCCTAAggctttttcttgctaattggaagaggcggcgggtttaatttttgggatccaataggcgggtgaaatcccacttaaaacgcgtgtttcattaaaaaattataaagcgacacatttagATGACACccattttatgaaaggcgccctccgcatttccattttttcttttctgacactaattatAGGGCACTTACAAATGCGTGTCCTTTATCCTTCATATTTTGCAAGACATTATTGTTTAGgccacgcacaaatgcgtgtcttctatcagcgcgtgtcattgtttgcgcgtcattaaagggtatttttttAGTAGtgaaatggtttccaaggtattaatcttacaactagcatgcattaatcataaaaaaatataatatactagttagcatgacataccttttgatggagcttgaattcttggtgtatttggccttaaagagctatgccccaatagtgtggaagcctcaaatggaatcacaacacaccatggacaaaggatgaacttgagagagaattccatgcacacaaaagacaccatgaactctaaaaagatacaagtgTTGATTTTtggcaatgaagtatctatttatatgtgagatttctagggtcatggatataacccaaatccatacccatgggtttttatgatccatggttcatgtggcccaactctttatgtatttatacataaaaTTGGTCCAACAtgaatcataagcccaacacatataaatataactaattgtCATAATTAgcccccatagatttaattagtctcttttgaccactaaattaattccaaattaattcttgatcaatactaattaaaatatatgatttcgtattaatatattataacttatattacattaataaaccataaatagccttctttcaaaagtccatcctaacaaattgtcctgatgatatgcaacccaaatggaccatgctactctcaggtcgaatacataccaataatagttatgggcttagacacctaatccaacagttttggCTTCAGACCGTTCTCATGACGTGAGACATAAGGTGTCACGACGTAAGCATGAGTCATTGTCCCCGCTCAGTCGTCTAAGTAAGGAGCGAGTTCTAGAATCAGAACGGACATGTCTCACGATGTGACCAAGGACCGGTCATGACGTGAGACGTTGGTTTTGGATTTTTGGTCCTTAATGGGCCAATAGTTTTCTGATTGTGATCCTTATTGTGCTTGGGCCCATTTAGATCTTTCGATGTTATCTAGGTTTTGGGCCTTCTTGGAATTAGGACCATGATGGATTTTGGGCCTAGTTAGGAAGGTGAGCCATATTGGGCTTTTGGTGCTATAGAATTGGGCCTGGATTTTGGGTAATAtgtgaaaagggtaaaatggacttttaccctgAGGGTTAGACATCGGACTAAGGTTCCAGTCATGGGTTATGgaccaattattaattagatATTATTTGTTGGTGTTAGCATGGGGATTTCTTTCAGGATCAGTAGTCCGAGATTTTATCTGTGAGATTCAGCAGCTTGAGCgaagtttcctcactgtgtttggtAGGTCGAATGCACCAATGTAGGCCCATGGTTTATATTGATTAGGATACTAGTTGTATGTGTGACTATGCATGTATAATATCTaatatgtataccgggcggggcctAGTGCCAGGAGGGGCCTGATGactatcttgtatgctatttatctttgtgatacttgcgtgtatttatatgtttgtatgtatatcgGGAGGGGACCGATTCCAGGCTGGGCCTGGCGAATGTGATGTGGCGGGGCCCATTTCAGGTACTTTCTGatccaaagggaagagctcgtgTGATCGTATCACACACACCATATTGTTCCGCATTTCTATTTGAATTTGATGTATCTGGATATTTTGTGTACACTTTGATTCTATCATGGTTTTATAAAACACGTTTGGGTTGATGGTTTTATTATAATTAaagtgaaatttttggtcttcatttttgggacgtttcaagttggtatcagagcctttgtttgagggatttaggcacactctcgggtgtgtctgaactcaaactgaggatttggtaggtTTCATAAATggaatgttttataaaaagaattctataaaaaaataaaagggtgtggtgcatgcaatcgactaAGCTCAAGTAACTTTTCCGAAAATAccatacatgttttatgatatgcttGATCTGTGAATCTGTGgatcgcatgctagagtagggctaATGATCTGGGAGAGATACCTTTGTATGCCTGCTATATGATCTTGtatacttgcatgctagtactgatcagtcggtGATAacatagcatgtttaggttattcTTGATTCCGATTACTCAATGatcgaatgatgcttgctttgtgctttttaggaGTTCTCATTAATCTCAGCTAACTAATAAGTTACATATTATtgaaactaaataattttagaagggtAGGTTTGAAATCTATTGTGAAGCTCTTGTTTaattccaaccgttgtagtgtgagacctttcattcaaagaattatctagtgtcgatgatatgtaattgtattcatgatcTAGTTAGAGGGGTTAGAGGCAGTTCCTTCTATAGCTGATGGCAGAGATTGGTGTGGTGATTGCCCTATGAAATGCCTAGGAAGAGATTTCGTATTGGGAGCCTTGTCTTGTTGAGGGTTGTATGTATGGATAAGGGAGTGAATTGGAGGATTCagagcaatccttgaggaaagtacagatagatgtagaaggtagtatgggtccgtactactggaagcagaggatccgtactcgagtcaaggaaagATGTGATGATACTAGGAATCTTGTAGAGTATGAGACTTCttgaggtatatatatatatatatatatatatatatgtgtgtgtgtgtgtgtgtgtgttctgatGGTTTATGTGgtctatttttagtatggtggccACACAAGGAGGATCTGGCAGTGGTTCCGGTTCGGGCTCTGGAGCCAGACAATTGGATGAGCAGATGCGGGAGTGCATTTCGTATGAGATCACCTATAACATACTTAGAAAGAATCTTGTGATCATTGGTATAGTGAAGTAGGGCATTCTGGAAATTTTGTATGAGCACTTTCGGTCTGAGATGGTGGCATTTATAGGAGCTCACACGTTAACTCTCAAGGAGTTCCGAGCATGTGGGGGTCCAGAGTACTTCGGGGAGAAGGACCTGATTGCGAGCAGACGTTGGTTAGTCGATGTCGCTAATGCCTTATGCACTAGCATTTGTCCCGATGGGGAAAAGGTCAGAATTGCttcctgtcttttgaaggacacgggtcgagattggtgggaggaggttgggcgcACCGTAGGAGACGCGACAGTTGATTTGATGACAtgggatgattttgtgatgatATTTTGAGCGGAGTTTGCACTAGTGATTGAGGTACAacagttggcgagggagttttAGGACCCTCACCATACTATTGAGATGGTGGCTAAGATTACCGTCATGTTCCccgatgtcacaccccgaaaaccgaaggcggaaacatttccggggttgactccacattgagtaacaaatccaatgtacatagtaagtaaagtgaaacaaacattacattacatatagaaaagttttacattatttcaaaagtaaagttatacagttgtgatacatagtaatAATATAGACAAAATGAACGGGTCTTGTACGCACTCCATCCTGAATCAAGTGGATCTTCGGTACCTGTTCTATcaatgacctgagaacacaagcggtttgaaaatcagcataacgttggtgagttcataagcggtttttgttttgtgaaaatgttcatgtttcctttatgtttctgaaaatgtaacacacgccaagaaaatcccacattttcttaaaaaggttggttggttgtttcacattatgtaaagtaaagttgtataCTGAAATCATGTTTACCCAtgtgaaaatgtacatttaggttatctgttttgttattcTATTTtggttatgtaccaatggatccccaggaaagtcccatactttcctgattgtatattaccaattgtaaaagatgtaatgttatccagtttgttacacttttcgagttatgtaaatgttttccccaggaaagccccatgctttcctgaatgttggttaccagttgtaaaagatgtaaaagatgtattctggttagacctggttatgtacaaggtttcccaggaaagtcccacactttcctgaatgttggttatcaatgtaaaagatgtgttccgaaacctggttatcttgtgaaatgtataaagttattcattattactataagtaaatctctgttatcctaattgcgagttccataaccatactatagactgaacctgtggcaataagtagtccacaactttatgactttcatcacccttgaaccatttcggttcggttgtagctagcagccaagtgtggggtagtcagccccgtatagatctatacactcaagtcacgctctctaaatcctagagattctggttacgggtgtagtcctccactcgcgtatctctgtggagtgtttgccgaggacgtgtctccaatcatacaggaataacaaatttactagtaataatatgatagtcctccactcgcgtatctctgtggagtgttaccgaggacaaacagtgtacaagtttcatgttcatatgttctaatgtcatgcttttaactgataaaatgtggaaaaccatttgtgaaatatataaaacataacagtttataaaacccatttcacaaataaatgtttacgtgatctgcatgttcgaatggttatcagttgtatcaatcagtatTAAGAGCATATTAAATGTATAAtacacacacgaaaataagtttttgagtacaagaaacccttgtaatatacttgtgttccccccttgaaaacagtgaaaaacagtgaaaaaggttaggggtatgaactcaccagactcggaaatgcgacggattcggacactagacgttggttcggggcttgattactcacgatgtccctatgtaaaatgaaataatgcccatatatatttaattagatttattttcactaattatatggaacattacactctaacaaggttaaacacctcaaaacgagcgtttggagtgacccgggtgacatcttcaaACGTGTAATGActctagggacttgggatttgagtttactccccaagagtaaaaatattagggagtttatggccatatatcacacacacatgagttcacggccgtgaactcatgtttgggtagtttagggTGCTAAATTGGCTTAAATGGACAAGGGAATGTTGGAATgaacttctaaaatgccttggattaacTTGATTGAATTTATACACCAATCATGGGAGTTCACGgatgtaaacatggagtttacggccgtaaactcccccaagcctaaaccaaaattaaattgaagtgcttaggacaatcacatgtgattctagtaatttttctAAGCCTTGGGGTGGTTTAAGGGCGTCATTTgacacacttttatgagtttacggccttagagtATGtgctatggccataaactcctaaatgtagtgtttttttatgtttaaggcccccagactaattttagatggttctatgatttattccaaggctattggttaagtttcaaggcattctaacatgtataaaggtgtttactccccatgtttgacgagtttatggcccaagcacatgccttggccgtaaactctattttgtccctcaaaattcatgttctAAATGTTTTAAGTCCCGATTTGTAAGTcttaaggtcgtatctaagtcctaacaatgatttggaagggttaattggctcaaaaacccccatttttaagtgtttacggccaaagcttgatccttggccataaacacatgttccaggtcctaaaaatcaaattaaacatcaatttgaaggctaaagaggctagataacaagttagggatgttacctctttgatttggagccttaaatctttgtttttggacctttgattatggattaggagagaggttggagagtgattaaggaaagatggccaaaagtttcaaatgaaagctttgagtcctttatatagtgctcgggaattggacatgacagaattctacccgataccggcgttaggcggggcttttggtcgcacccgaccaagttgccaTAACCCGAtctggtcgattctagaattattccgatgaCTATTAtggagtgttagaatgatttcaaatggcattaagacacccattaagtcatttttgaTTAATACAagttaatgaattaattaaacggcgaaatcggaaacggatttggaaacgacgtttggttgatcgaattggattacaatttgagttacaagaagtgatatgaaatttcaggttgttacattatccccccgttagagggaatttcatcccgaaattcaagacatgATACAAGACAAAATACAgatcatggatctggaaagagtTGCGGagacttctgtttcatcgagtcttcccgctcccaagtgaactccggtccccgcttggcattccagcgaaccttcactaacgggatgcgactttgtttcgtacgtttgacttctcgatccatgatttcgatcggttcctccacgaagttgaggttttcatcgatctcgatctcgtctaaaggaatcactagggtttcatcggataggcacttcttgagatttgaaacatggaagacgggatggattttactgagctcgtgaggtagacgaagtttataggctactggaccaatcctggcgaggatttcgaaaggtccaatgtacctcggattaagtttcccacgcttaccaaagcgtattgtgcctttccagggcgagaccttcaacaaaacacggtctccaacctggaattccagtgctttccgacggttatcagcgtaactcttctggcgatcacgtgaagctttcagtcgttctcggatttggatgatcttctcgatggtttcacggatgatttcaggaccagtgagaccactgtcggggactcgactcttggctaactatgtatcccccacttcggcccaacacagaggggatctgcacttgcgaccgtaaagggcttcaaacgggccagccctaatgctggtgtggtaactgttgttgtatgagaattcgattaaaggtagatgtgtgtcccacgaatttccaaagtcaatgacacatgctctaagcatgtactccagggtttggattgttctctcactttgtccatcggtctgaggatgatacaccgtgctcatgtctagtt includes:
- the LOC128132846 gene encoding rRNA (cytosine-C(5))-methyltransferase NOP2C-like translates to MTNYPKDLKGVQLVNAQEKENIIGRSIKKLKGSTTNTTTEAVIEKILEIQCDKRLQDTVKNGDIESLSVVKCEIPRLDYVVFVKGSGPHDIQYDYQQERPPKEIIVSSAFSFPFSCHLSPILVYVLGILACSAHVEKGDLVAVSVDPQYLERDGLYIGQGTTTMSRAGIFLGLSGLGVDMTDRVFRFISFNDVMKGDIFLQNLPSIITAHIHKKEKGEVIAVDRSHDKVFEIYNLVAELGLTSIKAYKLDAACSALGLRPRLFAGEDTVESLRKHGKCTINPRENEALVRYALDTYKFLSLAQQDPRIGGPGLVGHCELSNGYFEEWLRAAEENLVQRFDPSGPHDTIGFLIAKFIVVPKD